The following proteins are co-located in the Acidicapsa acidisoli genome:
- a CDS encoding DHA2 family efflux MFS transporter permease subunit, protein MSTTMKPAERDRVDPRVWKILGVVLLGPLLTSIDSTVVNVSLSTLGRELQVGLTTLQWVVTGYLLALALMLPLSGWVVDRLGAKRVYLGCFTMFTLASLLCGIAPSAHDLIGARVLQGMAGGLLAPMAQMMVARAAPRHIARVMGVMVVPVLLGPICGPSLAGFILQHASWRWIFFINLPIGVLAIVLAAWILPRDEATEGLRSFDVRGFLLISPGLVLAMHSLESLSANPAARSQYMLEFAASIGLLAAFAVHSMRRGRAALIDVSLFKNASFLASSWTLFLLNAVSFGGQMLLPLYLLSALHISPAETGLLLAPAGLGMLCSYPSMGMMTDRFGLRRVSACGALIALLGTLAFALLSGQTLPTWAICMALFARGVGMGSIGLPSIAAAYSSISREAIPAATTAINIFQRLGGPVATTALAIFLHTRMASFSEPSSALNNVGNTRAFSATFCCSARFMWRP, encoded by the coding sequence ATGAGCACAACGATGAAGCCCGCGGAGCGGGACAGGGTCGATCCCCGGGTATGGAAGATTTTAGGGGTCGTGCTGCTTGGTCCATTGCTTACGAGTATCGATTCCACCGTGGTGAATGTCTCGCTCTCGACGCTGGGGCGAGAACTGCAAGTAGGCCTGACCACTCTGCAATGGGTAGTCACCGGCTATCTGCTTGCGCTGGCGCTGATGCTTCCGCTCAGCGGCTGGGTGGTTGACCGGCTAGGCGCAAAGCGCGTTTACCTGGGCTGCTTCACGATGTTCACGCTGGCCTCGCTGCTATGCGGCATCGCTCCTTCTGCTCATGATTTGATTGGAGCCCGCGTCCTGCAGGGAATGGCCGGAGGGCTGCTGGCTCCGATGGCGCAGATGATGGTGGCGCGGGCTGCACCGCGTCACATCGCGCGCGTAATGGGGGTCATGGTGGTGCCGGTGCTGCTGGGGCCGATCTGCGGTCCTTCGCTGGCGGGTTTCATTCTGCAACATGCCTCGTGGCGCTGGATCTTCTTCATCAACCTGCCGATTGGAGTTTTGGCGATTGTACTGGCCGCTTGGATATTGCCCAGAGACGAGGCAACGGAGGGATTGCGGAGCTTTGATGTACGCGGCTTTTTGCTGATTTCGCCGGGGCTGGTGCTGGCGATGCATAGTTTAGAGAGTCTAAGCGCGAATCCTGCGGCCCGGTCGCAATATATGCTGGAATTTGCCGCCTCGATAGGATTGCTGGCGGCCTTCGCCGTCCATTCGATGAGACGTGGGCGAGCGGCGTTGATCGACGTGAGTCTGTTCAAGAATGCGTCCTTTCTAGCGTCTTCCTGGACGCTGTTTCTACTGAACGCAGTCTCGTTTGGCGGACAGATGTTACTGCCGCTGTATCTGCTTTCCGCGCTGCACATCTCGCCGGCAGAAACTGGGCTCTTGCTCGCGCCTGCTGGGCTGGGAATGCTTTGCTCATATCCTTCGATGGGAATGATGACGGACCGCTTTGGCTTGCGCCGGGTCAGCGCTTGCGGTGCGTTGATTGCATTGCTAGGAACGCTGGCGTTTGCGCTGCTCTCTGGCCAGACGCTGCCGACATGGGCCATTTGTATGGCTCTGTTTGCTCGCGGAGTGGGAATGGGCTCCATCGGTCTGCCGTCGATTGCTGCGGCGTACTCATCGATTTCCAGGGAAGCGATTCCTGCGGCCACGACCGCGATCAACATCTTCCAGCGATTAGGTGGGCCAGTGGCTACGACAGCGCTTGCGATCTTCCTCCATACGAGGATGGCGTCCTTTTCCGAACCATCGAGCGCATTAAACAATGTGGGAAATACGCGGGCCTTTTCTGCGACCTTCTGCTGCTCTGCGCGCTTCATGTGGCGACCTTGA
- a CDS encoding isochorismatase family protein — translation MSSLNLVAGKTAVVLIDLQNGITGYPLVPHSSADVIARANRLTSELRAKGATVVYVRVSMTEILTMTVDAPVRDRNAPPPQAIASELVQELDRQPGDLVITKRQWGAFYGTELDQQLRRRDIQTIVIGGVATNFGVESTARDAFDRGYELVFVEDAMTTLSAEAHKFATEVIFPRMGRVRTTDVVLEASRA, via the coding sequence ATGTCGTCTTTGAATCTGGTTGCTGGAAAAACAGCGGTTGTGCTGATCGACCTTCAAAACGGAATCACCGGTTATCCGTTAGTTCCGCACTCCAGCGCCGATGTGATTGCGCGGGCCAATCGACTCACGAGCGAACTCAGGGCGAAGGGTGCGACGGTTGTCTACGTCCGCGTCTCCATGACTGAGATTCTGACCATGACTGTCGATGCGCCCGTGCGTGATCGGAATGCACCACCGCCGCAGGCGATTGCGTCGGAGTTGGTCCAGGAACTTGACCGCCAACCCGGCGATCTGGTGATTACCAAGAGGCAATGGGGCGCCTTTTACGGAACGGAGCTCGATCAGCAGCTTCGCAGGCGGGACATTCAAACGATAGTGATTGGCGGCGTCGCTACCAACTTTGGCGTCGAGTCGACGGCCAGGGATGCTTTTGATCGCGGCTACGAACTGGTGTTTGTGGAAGACGCGATGACCACGCTGAGCGCGGAGGCACACAAGTTTGCAACCGAGGTGATCTTTCCTCGAATGGGACGCGTGCGCACGACCGATGTGGTACTCGAAGCATCGCGAGCATGA
- a CDS encoding TetR/AcrR family transcriptional regulator yields the protein MSNKRRVPQQDRAERRVAQLLESASAVFAEAGYDAATMTEIAERANASIGAVYQYFPNKEAIVRALRVQYGNEMQKRWTDLESITAGLTVPQIADYLVDVMVRFVEEHPAYFPVLDAPVKYKRDQEGRRHLREQLANVFRNRKPALSQERAYRMANVSLQIIKSMNVLYGEANSRERSELVKEYKLALAAYLESQLISQRSQKPTES from the coding sequence TTGTCAAACAAGCGACGCGTCCCGCAGCAAGACCGCGCCGAGCGTCGCGTCGCGCAGTTGCTGGAGTCCGCCTCAGCCGTTTTCGCCGAAGCAGGCTACGATGCCGCCACCATGACCGAAATCGCTGAGCGCGCCAATGCATCCATCGGAGCGGTCTATCAATACTTTCCCAATAAGGAGGCGATTGTTCGCGCTCTCCGCGTTCAATATGGCAATGAGATGCAAAAACGTTGGACCGATCTTGAGTCGATCACTGCCGGCCTGACGGTACCGCAGATTGCCGATTACTTGGTCGATGTTATGGTGCGGTTTGTCGAGGAGCATCCCGCTTACTTTCCTGTGCTCGACGCCCCCGTCAAGTACAAGCGCGACCAGGAGGGTAGAAGGCATCTGCGCGAGCAACTGGCCAATGTCTTTCGCAACAGGAAGCCCGCACTCTCGCAGGAACGCGCCTATCGCATGGCAAACGTGAGCCTACAAATCATCAAAAGCATGAACGTGCTGTACGGAGAGGCCAACTCCAGGGAACGGTCCGAACTCGTCAAGGAGTACAAACTTGCCCTCGCCGCCTATCTCGAATCGCAACTGATTTCGCAGCGAAGCCAAAAGCCAACCGAGTCCTGA
- a CDS encoding putative quinol monooxygenase: MAGQEVRFTVSFTIPEENLKHFKAIAQAMIASTQAETGTLGYDWFYSPDGSRCRLIETYVDSNAVLTHMTGHAVRELVPKIVHYAQITGFEVYGDPGIEAGTILAGLGAEVFAFDAGLSR, from the coding sequence ATGGCAGGGCAAGAGGTTCGATTTACAGTAAGTTTCACCATCCCAGAGGAAAACCTGAAGCACTTCAAGGCGATTGCCCAGGCAATGATCGCTTCTACTCAGGCGGAGACTGGCACGCTTGGCTACGACTGGTTTTACAGCCCGGATGGCAGCCGTTGCCGCCTGATCGAAACTTACGTGGATTCGAACGCAGTCCTGACCCACATGACCGGTCACGCCGTGCGGGAACTGGTGCCCAAAATCGTCCACTATGCCCAGATTACAGGGTTTGAGGTTTACGGCGATCCCGGGATAGAGGCAGGAACGATCCTTGCGGGACTTGGAGCCGAGGTCTTCGCATTTGACGCGGGCCTCTCGCGCTGA
- the recA gene encoding recombinase RecA has protein sequence MSAGDNHMGYAEDRAKAVESALSQIEKQFGKGSIMRLGAKDAIVPISVISTGSISFDAALGVGGVPRGRVIEIFGPESSGKTTITLQIIAEAQRAGGLAAFVDAEHALDPVYARKLGVDTDNLLISQPDYGEQALEITEALVRSGAIDVLVVDSVAALVPKAELDGEMGDSHVGLQARLMSQALRKLTGTVSKSRTSLIFINQIREKIGVMFGNPETTTGGRALKFYSSVRVDIRRIAAVKEGDVVTGSRTKVKIVKNKVAAPFREAEFDILYGEGISREGDVLDIAVLNNIVEKSGAWYSYDGERIGQGRENVRTFLKEHKDVFAKLDTQVRQKLGIGAASKAADIPEIPSVPADGPIAAQQAIRAKR, from the coding sequence ATGAGCGCAGGAGACAACCACATGGGCTACGCGGAAGACCGTGCCAAAGCAGTAGAAAGCGCACTCTCACAGATCGAAAAGCAATTCGGCAAAGGCTCCATCATGCGCCTTGGAGCCAAGGACGCCATCGTCCCCATCTCGGTGATCTCCACCGGCTCCATCAGCTTTGACGCAGCTCTCGGCGTGGGCGGCGTGCCCCGCGGCCGCGTCATCGAGATATTCGGACCTGAGTCGTCCGGCAAAACCACCATCACCCTCCAGATCATCGCCGAAGCGCAGCGCGCCGGCGGTCTGGCAGCCTTCGTTGACGCCGAGCATGCTCTCGATCCCGTCTACGCTCGCAAACTTGGCGTTGATACCGACAACCTGCTCATCTCCCAGCCCGATTACGGCGAGCAGGCCCTTGAAATCACCGAAGCCCTTGTGCGTTCCGGCGCCATCGACGTTCTCGTCGTCGACTCCGTCGCTGCGCTGGTTCCCAAGGCAGAACTGGACGGCGAAATGGGCGATTCCCACGTCGGCCTGCAGGCCCGCCTCATGTCGCAGGCGCTGCGAAAGCTCACTGGAACCGTCTCAAAATCCCGCACTTCGCTTATCTTCATCAACCAGATCCGCGAAAAGATCGGCGTCATGTTCGGCAATCCCGAAACCACCACCGGCGGTCGGGCGCTCAAGTTCTACTCCTCCGTCCGTGTCGATATCCGCCGCATTGCCGCCGTCAAAGAAGGCGACGTAGTCACCGGCTCCCGCACCAAGGTCAAGATCGTTAAGAACAAGGTTGCAGCACCCTTCCGCGAAGCTGAGTTCGACATCCTCTATGGCGAAGGCATCTCCCGCGAAGGCGACGTCCTCGACATCGCTGTCCTCAACAACATCGTCGAGAAATCCGGCGCGTGGTACAGCTACGATGGCGAGCGCATCGGTCAGGGACGCGAAAACGTCCGCACCTTCCTCAAGGAACACAAAGACGTCTTCGCGAAACTCGACACCCAGGTTCGCCAGAAGCTGGGCATCGGCGCAGCTTCCAAGGCCGCTGATATTCCCGAAATTCCATCCGTTCCCGCCGACGGCCCAATCGCTGCGCAGCAGGCCATTCGCGCGAAGCGATAA
- the coaD gene encoding pantetheine-phosphate adenylyltransferase: MGVKAIYPGTFDPPTNGHLDLIARGSKLFEHLTVAILNNPVKNPLFIVDERVEMLKESTRQLGNVSVATFEGLMVDFAKQNGATAVLRGIRAITDYEYEFQMALMNRRLAPEIETVFLQPAGRYSFVSSRLVKEVVSFGGKVDGLVPTNVAKRLVGRMRKP, from the coding sequence ATGGGCGTAAAGGCCATCTATCCCGGAACCTTCGATCCGCCCACCAACGGGCATCTGGACCTTATCGCGCGCGGTTCGAAGCTCTTCGAGCATCTGACCGTGGCCATCCTCAATAACCCTGTCAAGAACCCGCTCTTCATCGTCGACGAACGCGTCGAAATGCTCAAGGAATCGACCCGTCAGCTCGGCAATGTGTCCGTCGCGACCTTTGAAGGTCTGATGGTGGATTTTGCGAAACAAAACGGTGCAACCGCCGTCCTCCGCGGCATCCGCGCCATCACGGACTACGAGTACGAATTCCAGATGGCCCTGATGAACCGGCGTCTCGCTCCGGAAATCGAAACGGTCTTCCTCCAGCCGGCGGGTCGCTATTCTTTCGTAAGCTCACGCCTTGTGAAAGAGGTCGTCAGCTTCGGCGGCAAGGTAGACGGCCTGGTCCCCACCAACGTAGCCAAGCGATTGGTTGGCCGGATGCGCAAGCCCTAA
- a CDS encoding iron chaperone: protein MKSRKSESSLSPDVNKVEEYIAAAPEPARSTLQSVRASIRAAAPADAVEGFSYAVPAFKLKKGSIAGYAACSGFCSYYPMSGWVITQLRNDLKAYATSSGAIRFPSDQPLPDSLVRKLVETRLVDIERKKKR, encoded by the coding sequence ATGAAATCCAGGAAATCTGAGAGCTCGTTGTCGCCCGATGTAAATAAAGTCGAGGAATACATCGCCGCCGCTCCAGAGCCTGCTCGAAGCACGTTGCAATCGGTACGCGCGTCAATCCGGGCCGCTGCTCCTGCGGATGCAGTCGAGGGGTTCAGCTATGCCGTTCCTGCGTTCAAGCTGAAGAAGGGATCGATCGCGGGATATGCCGCATGTTCTGGGTTCTGCAGCTACTACCCGATGAGCGGATGGGTCATCACCCAGCTCAGGAACGACTTGAAGGCCTATGCGACATCGAGCGGCGCAATTCGCTTTCCAAGCGATCAACCACTTCCCGATTCGCTGGTCAGGAAGCTCGTGGAAACGCGTCTGGTAGACATCGAACGGAAGAAAAAGCGTTAG
- a CDS encoding VOC family protein yields MPPTIGNGKICYIEIPAHDVRSLASFYASVFGWVIRDRGNGHLAFDDGVGEVSGTWVLGRPPADENGLRISIMVDSVTTTLEAVVAHGGQVHTAIGADFPEITARFRDPYGNVFGLYQEPAGE; encoded by the coding sequence ATGCCACCAACGATCGGCAACGGCAAGATCTGTTACATCGAGATTCCGGCCCACGACGTCCGGAGTCTAGCCAGTTTCTACGCCAGCGTCTTCGGCTGGGTGATTCGTGATCGTGGGAACGGCCATCTCGCATTTGATGATGGAGTAGGCGAAGTGAGCGGTACGTGGGTGTTGGGCCGGCCTCCTGCCGACGAAAACGGCCTTCGCATCTCGATCATGGTGGACAGTGTGACGACCACCCTTGAAGCGGTTGTGGCCCACGGAGGCCAGGTTCATACTGCAATCGGTGCAGACTTTCCGGAAATTACAGCCAGATTTCGCGATCCTTACGGCAATGTTTTCGGTCTTTATCAGGAACCTGCGGGAGAATGA
- a CDS encoding ROK family protein, whose amino-acid sequence MDRRIAARTVLGLDIGGTKTACAEGTLDGRILQRIEMPTRAIQPFSETFPEIVGNLNSLISTANLESRSVAAISVSIGGPLKIGEGVLIDPPHLPGWHGVALKAQLRQAFPEIPVHVEHDGNAGALAEFHFGVGRDRRDLRHLIFLTFGTGIGAGFIVNGRILRGATDTAGEIGHWRLAEDGPLAFGKRGCWESFASGAGLIHLAAQMFPARWRQDTPIRELVEAMLTDDYEAMEVARVAGHWMGRGLALLIDALNPQVIVFGSLGVVLGERILGPARKVIAEEALPQAAAVCELLPSALGSSIGDIAALMAAITEPGL is encoded by the coding sequence ATGGACCGTCGGATTGCCGCACGCACGGTTCTTGGATTGGACATTGGCGGCACAAAGACGGCATGTGCTGAGGGAACGTTGGATGGGCGGATTCTGCAACGGATTGAGATGCCGACGCGGGCGATTCAGCCCTTTTCGGAGACGTTTCCGGAGATCGTGGGCAATCTCAATTCGTTGATATCAACTGCAAATCTGGAGAGCCGAAGCGTTGCTGCGATCAGCGTGTCGATTGGCGGACCACTCAAGATTGGCGAGGGAGTGCTGATCGATCCCCCGCACTTGCCTGGATGGCATGGCGTGGCATTGAAGGCGCAGCTCAGGCAGGCGTTTCCTGAGATTCCGGTGCATGTGGAGCATGACGGAAATGCCGGGGCGCTGGCGGAGTTTCACTTTGGCGTGGGACGCGATCGGCGCGACTTGCGGCATCTGATCTTTCTCACCTTTGGGACCGGGATCGGCGCCGGATTCATTGTGAATGGCCGGATACTCCGCGGAGCGACAGACACGGCAGGCGAAATCGGGCACTGGCGGCTGGCGGAGGATGGTCCGCTGGCCTTTGGAAAGCGGGGATGCTGGGAGTCGTTCGCTTCGGGCGCGGGACTGATTCACCTGGCAGCACAGATGTTCCCGGCGCGATGGAGGCAAGACACGCCTATTCGAGAATTGGTCGAGGCGATGCTGACCGATGACTACGAGGCAATGGAGGTGGCGCGCGTGGCCGGGCATTGGATGGGACGCGGGCTAGCGCTGCTGATCGATGCGCTCAATCCGCAGGTAATCGTCTTCGGGTCGTTGGGAGTTGTGCTGGGTGAGCGTATCCTTGGACCAGCCCGGAAGGTGATTGCGGAAGAAGCATTGCCCCAGGCTGCAGCGGTCTGTGAACTTCTTCCTTCGGCACTGGGAAGCAGCATCGGAGATATTGCGGCCCTGATGGCGGCGATTACGGAACCGGGGTTGTAG